The Saccharopolyspora gloriosae genome has a segment encoding these proteins:
- a CDS encoding MFS transporter yields MTTMRGPKAPREHRSHVRAVIGGSIGNLVEWYDWFVYASFALYFAGRFFPEGDATAQLMNTAAVFAVGFLARPLGGWLLGRIADRKGRKFGLTLSVSMMSVSALMIAVAPTHDRAGYLGAVILVVARVLQGLSVGGEYAASASYLTEASRRGHRGLGSSFQYVSVTLGQLLGLAVLMVLQATMTEQQLTAWGWRIPFVIGAVAAVVVFYLRRRLQETDAYREEASHDEAQRRGTLREVWRHRRAALLVFALTIGGSVAFYTYTTYLTKYLANSVGLSKSDASMVMFLALCLFAVLLPVGGAISDRIGRRPVLIFFGVGTTLGTYPILTAMQRWPSVGVALALTMLALTIVCGYSSVNACVKAELFPTSVRTVGVAIPYALAQAIFGGTAEYIALAFRGAGHEHYFFFYVSGCALFSLVVYLAMPETRTAALSRAELDADEEKVT; encoded by the coding sequence ATGACCACGATGCGCGGGCCGAAGGCGCCCCGCGAGCATCGTTCGCACGTGCGGGCGGTGATCGGCGGCTCGATCGGGAACCTCGTCGAGTGGTACGACTGGTTCGTCTACGCCAGCTTCGCGTTGTACTTCGCCGGGCGGTTCTTCCCGGAGGGCGATGCGACGGCGCAGTTGATGAACACGGCCGCGGTGTTCGCGGTCGGTTTCCTGGCCCGCCCGCTGGGCGGCTGGTTGCTGGGCAGGATCGCCGACCGGAAGGGCCGGAAGTTCGGCCTCACGTTGTCGGTGAGCATGATGTCGGTCAGTGCGCTGATGATCGCCGTCGCGCCCACGCACGACCGGGCCGGATACCTGGGCGCGGTGATCCTGGTGGTGGCCCGCGTCCTGCAGGGCCTCAGCGTCGGCGGCGAGTACGCGGCCAGCGCCTCCTACCTCACCGAGGCGTCCCGCCGCGGGCATCGCGGTCTCGGATCAAGCTTCCAGTACGTCTCGGTGACGCTGGGCCAGCTGCTCGGGCTGGCAGTGCTCATGGTGTTGCAGGCGACGATGACCGAGCAGCAGCTGACCGCGTGGGGCTGGCGGATTCCGTTCGTGATCGGCGCGGTCGCGGCGGTCGTCGTGTTCTACCTGCGACGCCGATTGCAGGAAACCGACGCGTACCGGGAAGAGGCCTCGCACGACGAGGCGCAGCGCCGTGGCACGTTGCGGGAGGTGTGGCGGCACCGCCGGGCGGCGCTGCTGGTGTTCGCGCTGACCATCGGCGGCAGCGTCGCATTCTACACCTACACGACGTACCTGACGAAGTACCTGGCGAACTCGGTAGGACTGTCCAAATCGGACGCTTCGATGGTGATGTTCCTGGCGTTGTGCCTGTTCGCCGTGCTGCTTCCGGTGGGTGGTGCGATCTCGGATCGGATCGGGCGGCGGCCGGTGCTGATCTTCTTCGGCGTCGGCACCACGCTGGGCACCTATCCGATCCTCACCGCGATGCAGCGCTGGCCTTCGGTCGGGGTCGCGCTGGCGCTGACGATGCTGGCGCTGACCATCGTGTGCGGCTACTCCTCGGTGAACGCGTGCGTGAAGGCGGAGCTGTTCCCCACCAGCGTGCGCACCGTGGGCGTGGCGATCCCGTACGCGCTGGCACAAGCGATCTTCGGCGGCACCGCCGAGTACATCGCGCTGGCCTTCCGCGGCGCCGGGCACGAGCACTACTTCTTCTTCTACGTCTCGGGATGCGCGCTGTTCTCGCTCGTCGTGTACCTGGCGATGCCCGAGACGCGGACCGCGGCGCTGAGCAGAGCGGAACTCGACGCGGACGAGGAGAAGGTGACATGA